A region of the Pogoniulus pusillus isolate bPogPus1 chromosome 12, bPogPus1.pri, whole genome shotgun sequence genome:
TGTCACTGTAGACATTGTTTTGAAAGGAGACTAAATGACCAACTTCCAAATTAACTGAATGAGTGAAAGTGAATTGGTAAAAATCCATAAGGTTGATATGGTCATACTACATTTTTTCCCACTTAAGCTTTCTGTGAATGTTGTTTTAAACTGTAAAAGTTTTGATCATTATCTGATGCTCAGGCAAATATGCACTGTTTAGTCTCTTTAAGAATTAGGTGTCTTTTAAGCAAGTTTCGTGCTCGCTTAGGTTTTGACTGATTAGGAAGTTAGGAATACTTCAGTTTGCTGTAATCTGCTGCCAGAAAGTTCACCTTAATTCTTATGTCTTGCAAAGCTTCTGGGATACCGACTGCAGCCTATGATAGACTCCTTTATGCTTCAAATTCACCTCTGACAACAGAACCAAAACCTGAAAGGTTTCACAAGATGGCCTGTAGTTGTGTTAATTTCTGTCACTGCTCTATGAATAGCAGACATTTCTTGGTCCTCTCTATATCATTCCACCTTGCATAAAAGCTTTATAATCAGTGATAATTGTGTGTTTGCTTCACTTGCAGTTACTGTAATCCTGCATTCATTCACTGCTTGGAATCAATTCTCTTATGATAAAGAAAGTAGAAAATGCTAATGCAGGAAGGCAGAAACCTCAACAACTCTCCATCAGAAATGCAcatggcaagaactttctcccttACCACATTTATTTGTATTCTGTCAACCTAGTGCTGTAGGACTCAGGCGTTCCTTTTATTCTTTCAGAACCTTGCAGTGTACCTGAAATATGACTGCTGAAAATAGCAACATTGAAATGGGATGTTTTCCAGTATAGAATATCATTACAGAGCAGCTTGTATACAGAATTAGCATCACATactagaacaaaaaaaaaaggggggaaatggGAGTAGTGTGGGTCTGAAATTAGATGTTTGTCTTCTTCTATAAAACTCTTGGTAGAGTTTGAGTGCCATTTGTCACTTAAGTCAGCCACTTTCTCTTAACCTGTCAGTGTTGGGTAATAATGAAAGTATTTTGTTACTACAGTCATTAGAAAGTGGTAAGTGGGAGAGGacctttaaaagagaaaaaaaaataggagaaaaatGGCTTATGTCTCTTAGAGATCTCAACTTCACCATATTTTGCAAAATAAGGTTTTTTTCTTACTTCAccttcaaagaatcacagactcatagagactggaaaagacttttgagatcatcaagtccagcctatcacctaacaccaccacagcagctaaactgtgccaccaagtgccacatccaatcttttcttaaagacttacaaggatgatgactccatcCCCTTCCTGGAtggtccattccagtgcctaatcaccctttctgCCTTCTTCAGGAGTAAGAATGTCACAAATTGGGTTATCTCTGCATCAAAGTGTTTTTTTCTGGACTTGATATCAgtggtctattccagcctcaataattctgtgattctcttaatATAAATCCAGCTGAATATGGTTCCCTTGTATATGACAACAAAGTTATTGCAGGCAGCAATACATGCCTCCAGATGTAATGTAAGAAATAAAACAAGTAAACTAAATGCACTCTATAGATGTAATATTTCttcaaggaggagaaaaaataatACTGTGCCTCTGCAACTCTTAATTGCAAAGGATACCACTGATCATTGAACTTCCTTAAGTTCTGTGCTGTAGAATCAGCTTAATAATTATAATTTTAGAAGCTgaaactgctgcttttgttaCACATAGATGAACTTCAGGATTTCCAGTCCCAATGGCAGTTAATGTGGTGCAGAGTACCTAAAGCAGCATTGTGCATTCAGTACAGTTGTGTTTGGTCAGCATTCAATGTGTTAAGTCTTTGGAATTTCACTGTATGGGAGAAGTTGCTCTATCTTGTGTTGACAGTTTCACTGAGTTACCTGCTTagtaagaggagaggctgacatTGATAATGGTAGTAAGACTGAAACTGATACTGATAGAGACTCCTGTGCTAGTTAATGGAAGTAGAATGCTATTCAGCTAGTGAAATAGGTTAAGTCCTGTATAAGTTATGAAGCAGGACAGTGTTCTATAAAAAGTGCATTTCTTCAGTGTTTATTGCAGATCTTTTCACCCTTCTGTTTTTGCAGTAACTTCAATTGAATGTTTTTTACATGAAACATCAAGAGGTTTTATGATCTTCAGTTGTGATGCTTATGTAGCATTTTATATAGTTGCAAAAATCTTGTTataaaaatactttttaatGTAACTGATACAAGAATAATTTAATCCTACTAAGAACTTTAACTGCTGAAGATTTCTCTCTAGTTCACTCCAAAtattccagctttgctctgtgatTTCcatatagtttgaatgtttgtgtgtgtttctgtgatcgATTAAATGATAGGTGTGCAACTAGAGACACAGGCAGCTTTGCTGGCTAAATGTAGACGTCCAAAGTTTTTATTACCTCAGGCTTACCTCAGTACTTATGAACTGTCATTTCCAAAATGTGATCATCTAAATAGAGCAAACTTCTAGAGCAAAAATACACAGATTCTGTCTACTCTGCTGTTAACATTCAGATCAATATTTGTGTCACTGGAAGCAAAGCCACTTTTTCCAGAGAGTAGGACTGAATGCTGTTCACTCTGCAGAGTGTCATATAAAAATCTCCATTGGTGCTGGTGACTTGAGACTTGATCTGTGGGTAGATTTGCATGTTGATTTATGCACTGCAGTGAACTAAACTAATCATATCAACTCTGAGAACTCACTCAGTTACCACTTCTTTCACTGCGCTAACTCCTTGCAGTTAGACACTTCGGATTTTGCCTGTACTGTTCAAGTCTCTTTACTTCTGCTTTTAGATATATCTAGAAAATTAGTAAGACCTGTACCTATGTGTCCATTTATGTCAGTGTATACTCTATTATTTAAAAAATAGAGTAGAAACTGTTCTTGAAGAACACCTTCTCTTTCCAGTCTTTGAATATCCAAAACAAGGAATCTGTTgcatgtttctctctctctctactctTTTCAGTGTGGAATAGAACCTGGCTTATGCTTTCTCAGAACAGGCAGTAACAACAGGTGTTTTTTAGAAGTTATTAGGTGTTTGAGATCCAATAGCAACTGCTTTGGGAGATTTTGTTGCATATGTTACAGACCAAATTCTTTAAAGGTTATTAAGGCTGTAAAACGAATAGCAGAGGAGGAAGTAAGGTATCCTGTCTGGCTGTTTTTCTGAGGAGCATTTCCTCATTCAATGCAGAAGTTAGGAGGCTGCAAGAAGAAAGCTTTCAGTATTTTTTCCTCAATATATCTTCAGGGGCTTTCTATCTCAGAGCCCCGTTTGGGGAATCCCAGTGAAAGGAAGCAATCACTAAATTCTGTTCTTAAATAAAATATTACTTTCCTATGAttttctatctttttttttgcttgcatcTTTATTTAACTTCTGCAGAACATGAAAGAGCTGCCAAATGATACAAAGTCTTGTGGTCCCTATTAGAGGAGACCTAATATCTTGTCTGCTGGCACTTGTGTTGATTCAGTGTACCTGTCATGGAACTCAGGAGTAGGGCTGGGAAGACAGAATTGCTCACTACATCTTATTGTGAAGTTTTGAGTGAGCAATACGATTTCTTAGAACATCTAATGGTTTACAGCACTTCTTACACTTAGTAAATTCCTCTTGATCTTGGCTGAAGAGAATATTGTACAAGGAAAAAGACCATTATGTAGTATTAAATGGCTTCGGTGAAACAATTCAAAACATTTGAAATCTCTACTTAAGTCATCATGATATTCTAACTTACACAGTTCAGAGAACAAATGAAAAACCCCAATCACATAATCTCCTGATTTCCATTGCTCTTGTATTGTTAATGACCATTAAATGTGTGCCAGTCAATAAATTTTGTATGCTGTCAGGTAATAAAGATTTATGCCTTCCTGAttacactttccactagaccagccttgagcaacctggtctaggtgaaagtgcccctgcccatggcaggagagttgggactagatgacctttaaccCAAagatcttccaacccaaaaccattctgtgacttaaACCATAGAATTTACCTCCCAGGATCAGATTTGGGAGTCTGCAAATGCCAGTCATTTATTTTGCAGTACCAAAGGTTAGAAATAGCTGCATGTGTGCATTTCCTTGTTTTCTTCACTGAATGTTGTACATTGAGATACGTTGCAGTTTTGCAGGTATTTTGTGCACTCTTCTATAAGTGGTCCAGATTGAAGCATTGTTGTGAAGGAGTGGCTTCTGGAGCAGCATGCATCAGTCCACCTTTGAAGTGAAATGTGTAGTATGCATATGAAGTATGTAGCACTTCTGGGTTAATAACATATCTTGAGTATAGGAAGGCTGCATACCAGCAAGGAAGTCACTGCCTCCCCTGGTAACATGACTGTCTTGGATAAGACTGCAAGAAAAATGATTTctgatgaggctgcagagcacataGGAAACCCATTCTTCTCAAAACACCCAAGCCAAATCCTAGGCCACCAAAGTTTCACTTCATCTGTGGGTACTTCACCTCATCAAGTTATCCATTACCATGAAAACTTTCTCTTCAGTCACCCTGTTGCAGATACAATTTCAGCAACACTGCTGTAACAGGAGCTGTCAGAGCAGGGTGGTAGATTGATGAACTCTTAAATCTCAGATTTCTGCTGTTTTAGTTCAAAACTTTGGTAAAGCTTTTTCTGTGAAGGACTTTTAAAAGTGCAGAATTTTGTAACACAGATTTTTACTCTTAAAAAACTCAGTTACTCTAGCAAAACCCTAATGTGATGGATGTAGGTAAAGTAACTAATTGTTTTTCAGTGAATTTAGAATGCACTcatgatgtctccttccctggagatattcaaggtgaggttcaacaggactctgggcaacctggtccatttgagggtgtccctgctaactgcagggagaggcttgggccagatgacctttagaggtcccttccagcccagaccattttatgattctgtgatgcatatagcatttaaaagaaacaaatcagTGACCTTCTGGCCAAGTACTCAAGCCCCATATTAATCTCAACTATGTTTTGTAGCTCTCTGTGGTTGTTCTGTTAAGCCATCCTGGAGACTATTGAACATAGATTTCCTTTCTTATGAAGGAAATTTCCTTTTTTATAAAGGAAATATATGTCCAAACCCCAGGACTATTTTATTAATGGTAAAAGAGAATTAGAGCTTAGtctcttttctgcctttttccttcattttttttgtAATAGAAAACCCTTTCCATAGCTcaaacagaaaatgtttttttgTGTGGCATGGATAAAGGTGTATTACACAGTTCATTGTATAAATTACTTGAATTCATTTGTATATATCAGATTTATTATGGCTTAATGCTGATTGTACAAGCAAAATGATAGTTAAAAAATACTAATAATATGTTACTTATTTAAATGATTGCCATTTCATATCAGTCTGATTTATTTTTACTTATATCTTACTGAAAACCTTTCCATTTTCCTTCAAATATCAGGAGTCTCTTCAGTGAAAATATCAGCTTTCTCTTTGTGATGTTCTGGCATTGATTTTGTAAACAGGCCATACAAACTTCTCTTAAATGTTTTATCTAGCAAAAGGTATATCACTGGATCTAAACTGCTCTTAGCAGCAGCAAGACAGGTAAGGAAATTTTTTATTTCCACTAGATAGTTTAACTTTGGACAGTCATCTTCTGGAAGCAGTAGATAAAAAACTGGCCTAAAGACATGATATGGAAGAAAGCAGACAGTTAATATCATCTGGATGACAAGAATGTTTCTTTTCACTGTACCATAAATTAGATGTTTTTCACCAATACAAGTATTTTTTTGTATTTCACTCAGATGTCTGGTAAGACAGTAGTATGACAGCAAAACTGTCATAAAAGACACAAAAAAACATGTAGTGGCCAGACAAGCTGCAAGCATTGAGGTAAACTTACTGGCTTCTACAGTGACGTTGAAGCATCTTTGAGACTCTTCCATAGCATTTATCTGGACATTATTGTATATTATAGCTGCTACTGTTATGCAGAGCACAGTGAGCCATACAACAATACACAAACACTTAGCAAATTCTGGCTGGCGAAACTTTTGAAGTACACATCTGTAAAAGTTTTCCTTGGCTGCTGGAGGATATTTTGCATCACtgattttcttcagtgtggCATACTGGTTTAGAGCAATCGAGCATAAAATGATGATTGTAACATACATGCTGACGTGCATAACGAAACCCCCAAGGTGGTTTGCTATTCTGCATTCTACAGAGTCATAAGTCCATTGGTACCCCCTTGCAAAATAGGTAGCCAGGAGAGGCATTGTGCTACCTACAAGTAAATTGGCAGTGACAAGGTTTGACAGGTAAACGTGTTGTGTTCTTCTGGGGGGAGCTTGCTTGGAAAATACCCATCCAGCAAGAATATTTCCAAAAATTCCAGCAGGAAACAGCAAAGAGTAGATGACTGGCAGAGCTACAGTAGTAGCCAGCGATGGCTGAAGACATGTTAAATTTCTCATTTATTCCAGTATTCCTCGAATGAATGGTCAAAGCTGAAACACAATTGAAAGAATTAGTCTTCTCTATCCAAAAAAGGTCTCTTTTATTCTCTGCACTTATCTTaactcttccctttttttctcccctactTTTCACTATTACTAACTGCTGTTTTTCCTCTGGGGTTAGCATCTTAAGTTTGCATGAGGTTACCACTAGATTTTGTGAAGAAAAGCTAGCTGATGTTAAACCCCAAAGTTTTTACAtgcagagactctaataaagcAAATCAGGGGTCAGAaagttcaagatgaggtctgacAGTAACTTCTGTGGTCTTGGTTTACTTCTCAATCTTCTGGAACGGCTGTAACCTGCTTTGGAAACCACTTACAGACTATTTTAAGTTAAATAAGCAAAAGAAACACAGAGTTTTGCTTTAATTGCAGAAATGCAGCATACTCTGTACCTCCATTTAAGTACAAATTAAACTGTGCATGCTGCAGGTATCTTGCTAGATGCACTTATTTTATGCTTGTGTCTGTGTCTAATCTTACTGCGTTCAGAGCTCTAATCTTAGATGTGCATTGTGCATAAACAACTCAGTCTGCATTTTTAAACTGACAAAATGGTTGTGGAAAATGACAATATAATTTGTTTTTCCAAGTTctgttttctttgggtttttttttctcaatttcCAGCTTGAAAATAAGAAATCAAAGCTCTATACAATGACTCCATATAAAAACTGGTATTTCAGCTTACTAACTTGTAGAAAAGAGAGGTTTTCTTGTTGTACAGGTACTACTTTAGTGACATGTGTCCTAGTTAACTTTTGTTCTATATGAAATCACAAGGAAAACATGAAGATTTCAAACTtagactatttttttttaacatctgcaAGCAAATGAACTCAGATACCAAAGAAAATTCTGTGCAGCTACAATACAAAGCCCCAGATACCAAGCTGGTTAGATAGCAAAACTTTCAGAAATTCCTATTTGTAGACCACATTTAACAGCTTGCAAATGAGACTTTTCTATCTGCTGCACTGTCGTGTACACTGCCACATGTATTGCTGAACCAAAATGTACTAACTTCTTTTGTTTATTGCAATAAATTAAAGTCATTGTTGAATTCAGTTATTTGGAAATCTAGTTAACATTTCTGTGCCCAACTTCTGTCAGGtgagaaaaaaaagtagtaatTTGAAACTTACCTATTCAAGCTGCAGATGCCTTCTTTTGCAGAGAGTAAGTTTTTCTATCCAGTGTCCTTTTTAACTCCACTGCTGCAATCAAAAAGGTGATACTTGAGTCTGGAAATTATGATTAAGAAGAGCGTCTCTCTGGCATATGGAGGTTTTCAGAATGTCAAAAAGCAGCTGGGCATTTAAATCTCAGACAACATGATGTTGTC
Encoded here:
- the GPR82 gene encoding probable G-protein coupled receptor 82 is translated as MRNLTCLQPSLATTVALPVIYSLLFPAGIFGNILAGWVFSKQAPPRRTQHVYLSNLVTANLLVGSTMPLLATYFARGYQWTYDSVECRIANHLGGFVMHVSMYVTIIILCSIALNQYATLKKISDAKYPPAAKENFYRCVLQKFRQPEFAKCLCIVVWLTVLCITVAAIIYNNVQINAMEESQRCFNVTVEASKFTSMLAACLATTCFFVSFMTVLLSYYCLTRHLSEIQKNTCIGEKHLIYGTVKRNILVIQMILTVCFLPYHVFRPVFYLLLPEDDCPKLNYLVEIKNFLTCLAAAKSSLDPVIYLLLDKTFKRSLYGLFTKSMPEHHKEKADIFTEETPDI